From one Mytilus galloprovincialis chromosome 13, xbMytGall1.hap1.1, whole genome shotgun sequence genomic stretch:
- the LOC143057425 gene encoding uncharacterized protein LOC143057425, whose product MVLDEEARCLREKIRKQIPSALKKSGRIHQYPVKWHNGGIHPEKHVEQRDYIKNLCADLIEDICELIDKAREDQKDLIRTEYYTDYQEVLHHQHFCKLKCEIFCGRDDVLQQAKKYILKDMSRRPLILYAPSGAGKTSVMSKILQNLPEWYEKEPHIGIIRFLGTSPYSLNIYDVLYGVCGQLADCAKLRMEPVGYNNMKKLVEYMPRLLRRVSAKVKKPIVILLDSLDQLSAKDDSYLLSWLPTELPLNLRMIVSTLPREHGILDTLKKLFPDTTNFVEVPSLPDKTCFEIIDKYLAKKDRAVTQIQKKKLVSAFRKCPGPLFLKLILNEAVNWNSYTPIIALTLKDSVQGAINLLFENMEKKFGQVLISHALGYITVAEYGISDLEWDDVLSCDDEVLDDIYRYHDPPVDGIVQMPPVLLARIRYDLKEYIVERRLFGKTTLNWYHRQFTETAHKRYATGSAGNKLHKVLAQYFIANDGIKRDITLHRRGKTVKKADRQVIKQPLVVKNQRKLIAVPHHITRAGDQIDPSIAKSKCFCNLKFLTVRIQSLPLSTLVDDMTEYIDKTNDKEVALLRKFFLVSKTGNNSETNLSINLLSHLHVKESQKYLKELLQQAKDTVYASKSPLLLPVFPYLAPSKDASSALLKIYDDVDDIISSGSESVLMTHAKEADVDQKGYLVFDSISNDVNQLSHDKGFKPVMPPILDHSAKRIINIGRDSFQIFHLNNHVTNMKKFSDIFEDLGKEMYPTMSCLSTDFLHLTILFSNGDVLIMDTNSFQKVDFVTLREQAIDVSNIITTSSDNLKIIFTIKTVASENEYEQEGVVRIHVVGAAEYGKIVKTNHTFTRGLAAVGFNENLLVGTGNRESDDTLTVVNLDEVRISITKKWSSKVMQLSVAQYHALAAIWLEQGYVAVYDISNGEVVQELNIDNYVTSFGVSWKYDLIVIGDNQGQLIMYEAQTGKHFEDFKAENNEIVKVAILEDQVVTVSKRKSAKVWVLRTLLNSDGNQSSRTDVKGEGYEELGHQDIISFDVDLKGHCIITSSDDNNLRIWSMDSCQLKKKIYIGITGHKVSAAVNSICIVFDNQAQTLKVFNFEEGSEKEGLRARPVLSFCLGDDHKTLCILITDEINQFIEVIDLVSLKSKTIPLKQQLTCESIDLSINKSERYLILRVTIFEKEYAHIRTLCLRQSGGFLPQSHKHRFYAIDKLQATGELMPCIRVLTKIPHLGEVVCPYQGNVMMVTTGDKVMFWDISTGNCSQRVTRGENLGFIMFMHRPDHLRTSCLAMEQSNDGQYVAIGYADGYMIVWDANTGFPVGRKEPKTIHKASVVTITISPDSKWVASRCLNNLLIFWDITTGIDVVQLKIPSDVQQMKFTADSKHLVIRIGVHVTRIVVYKLHPGQQ is encoded by the coding sequence ATGGTACTTGATGAAGAGGCAAGGTGTCTTAGAgagaaaataagaaaacaaattccATCTGCTTTGAAGAAATCTGGCCGAATCCATCAGTATCCAGTTAAATGGCATAATGGTGGAATTCATCCTGAAAAACATGTGGAGCAACGTGATTATATCAAGAATCTTTGTGCTGATCTTATCGAGGATATTTGTGAACTTATTGATAAAGCCAGAGAAGACCAAAAAGATCTGATAAGAACAGAATATTACACAGACTATCAAGAAGTTCTTCACCATCAGCACTTTTGTAAACTTAAATGCGAAATTTTCTGTGGTAGAGATGATGTTTTACAACaagcaaaaaaatatattctcAAAGACATGTCCAGAAGGCCACTTATTTTATATGCTCCGTCAGGTGCTGGAAAAACATCTGTTATGTCCAAAATTTTGCAGAATCTCCCAGAGTGGTATGAAAAGGAGCCTCACATTGGAATTATTAGATTTTTAGGCACATCTCCTTATAGCTTGAATATATATGATGTACTATATGGAGTTTGTGGACAACTTGCTGACTGTGCAAAACTAAGGATGGAGCCAGTAGGGTACAACAATATGAAAAAATTAGTCGAATACATGCCAAGACTCTTACGTCGTGTATCAGCGAAGGTGAAAAAGCCAATAGTTATTCTTCTGGACTCTCTAGATCAGCTTTCAGCAAAAGATGATTCTTACTTGTTAAGTTGGCTGCCTACAGAGCTCCCACTAAACTTGAGGATGATTGTATCAACACTACCTAGAGAACATGGAATTTTGGACACATTAAAAAAACTGTTTCCAGATACCACCAATTTTGTAGAAGTTCCATCTTTACCAGATAAAACATGCTTTGAAATTATTGACAAATATCTAGCTAAAAAGGACAGAGCTGTCAcacaaattcaaaaaaagaaacttgTCAGTGCGTTCAGAAAATGTCCAGGTCCATTATTCCTCAAACTAATCCTCAATGAGGCTGTTAACTGGAACTCATACACACCAATTATTGCTCTAACTTTGAAAGATTCCGTACAAGGAGCCATAAACCTGCTGTTTGAAAACATGGAAAAGAAATTTGGGCAAGTTCTAATAAGCCATGCTCTCGGTTACATTACTGTTGCCGAATATGGAATTTCTGATCTTGAATGGGATGACGTGTTATCCTGTGATGATGAAGTATTAGATGATATATATCGCTATCATGATCCCCCAGTCGATGGCATTGTACAAATGCCACCAGTACTTTTAGCAAGGATAAGATATGATCTTAAAGAATATATTGTCGAGAGACGATTATTTGGTAAAACAACATTGAATTGGTATCATAGGCAGTTCACTGAGACAGCTCATAAAAGATATGCAACTGGCAGTGCAGGCAACAAATTACATAAGGTATTGGCACAATATTTTATTGCCAATGATGGTataaaaagggacataacactTCACAGACGAGGAAAAACAGTGAAGAAAGCAGATAGACAAGTCATTAAACAACCTCTTGTTGTGAAGAATCAAAGAAAACTGATAGCTGTTCCACATCACATTACCCGTGCAGGGGATCAGATAGATCCTTCAATTGCCAAGTCAAAATGCTTTTGTAATTTGAAGTTTCTCACAGTGAGAATACAATCATTACCATTATCAACCCTGGTGGACGACATGACAGAATATATAGACAAAACAAACGATAAAGAGGTGGCCCTCTTGAGAAAATTCTTCCTTGTCTCAAAAACTGGAAATAACAGCGAAACAAACCTTTCAATCAATCTGCTGTCGCATTTACATGTAAAGGAGAGTCAGAAATATCTAAAGGAATTACTACAGCAAGCTAAGGATACAGTATATGCTAGTAAGTCTCCATTACTTTTACCAGTATTTCCATATCTGGCACCGAGTAAAGATGCTTCGTCAGCTCTTTTGAAGATTTATGATGATGTTGATGATATCATTTCAAGTGGTTCAGAATCAGTTTTGATGACACATGCGAAAGAGGCAGATGTCGATCAAAAAGGGTACCTAGTTTTTGATTCAATTAGTAATGATGTCAACCAATTAAGCCATGACAAGGGATTCAAGCCAGTAATGCCACCCATATTGGATCATTCCGCGAAAAGAATAATAAACATAGGCAGAGACAGCTTTCAGATTTTCCATTTAAACAATCACGTTACAAACATGAAGAAGTTTTCCGACATTTTTGAAGATCTAGGAAAAGAGATGTACCCTACAATGAGTTGTCTAAGTACCGATTTCTTACATTTGACCATTTTATTTAGCAATGGAGATGTTCTAATAATGGATACAAACAGCTTCCAGAAAGTTGACTTCGTCACATTGAGAGAACAAGCAATTGATGTTTCTAACATTATTACTACAAGTAGTGACAATTTAAAGATTATTTTCACTATTAAGACTGTTGCAAGTGAAAATGAATATGAACAAGAGGGTGTTGTTAGAATCCATGTTGTTGGTGCTGCAGAATATGGAAAAATTGTGAAAACAAATCATACTTTTACCAGAGGTCTTGCTGCAGTTGGTTTTAATGAGAACCTGCTTGTAGGAACTGGTAATAGAGAATCAGATGATACTTTGACAGTTGTTAACCTAGATGAGGTCAGGATTTCTATCACAAAGAAATGGTCTTCTAAAGTAATGCAGCTATCTGTAGCACAATACCATGCACTGGCTGCCATTTGGCTGGAACAAGGCTACGTAGCTGTGTACGACATTTCTAATGGAGAGGTTGTCCAAGAGTTAAACATAGATAATTATGTAACAAGCTTTGGAGTGAGCTGGAAATATGATTTAATCGTCATAGGTGACAACCAAGGACAGTTAATTATGTACGAAGCACAGACAGGAAAACACTTTGAGGATTTCAAGGCAGAAAATAATGAGATCGTAAAAGTGGCAATACTTGAAGATCAAGTTGTTACAGTGAGCAAAAGAAAATCGGCAAAAGTTTGGGTGCTAAGAACATTACTAAATTCTGATGGTAATCAATCATCAAGAACAGATGTCAAGGGAGAAGGTTATGAAGAGCTGGGACATCAGGATATCATTAGTTTTGACGTTGACCTCAAAGGACACTGCATCATAACTTCATCAGACGACAACAATTTGAGAATCTGGTCAATGGATAGTTGTCAGCTTAAAAAGAAGATTTACATTGGAATCACTGGCCATAAAGTATCAGCAGCAGTTAATTCAATTTGTATTGTTTTCGACAATCAAGCCCAAACATTAAAAGTGTTTAATTTCGAAGAAGGATCTGAGAAAGAAGGATTACGAGCTAGACCCGTTCTAAGTTTCTGCCTGGGAGATGATCATAAGACATTATGTATCCTGATAACTGACGAAATCAATCAATTTATTGAAGTAATAGATCTCGTTAGTCTAAAGTCTAAAACCATTCCGTTGAAGCAGCAGCTGACTTGTGAAAGTATAGATCTGTCTATAAATAAATCAGAACGCTATCTTATCCTTAGAGTtacaatttttgaaaaagaaTATGCTCATATCCGAACCTTATGTCTTAGGCAAAGTGGAGGATTTTTACCACAGTCTCATAAACACAGGTTTTATGCTATAGACAAATTGCAAGCAACAGGAGAACTAATGCCATGTATTCGAGTTCTCACGAAAATTCCACATCTAGGAGAAGTTGTCTGCCCCTATCAAGGAAATGTCATGATGGTCACAACTGGTGACAAGGTTATGTTTTGGGATATTAGTACTGGCAACTGTAGTCAAAGAGTAACAAGAGGAGAAAACCTaggatttatcatgtttatgcatcgACCAGACCACTTGAGAACATCATGTCTAGCAATGGAACAAAGTAACGATGGACAGTATGTAGCTATAGGATATGCAGATGGTTATATGATTGTGTGGGATGCCAACACTGGCTTCCCAGTGGGGAGAAAAGAACCAAAGACAATACACAAAGC